Proteins from a single region of Apium graveolens cultivar Ventura chromosome 7, ASM990537v1, whole genome shotgun sequence:
- the LOC141670365 gene encoding protein FMP32, mitochondrial-like has protein sequence MGVYKRVFQLGNSTAICLSKLSKFELATAKLYGTTAAASSSNSSSNQLSYRRISHLNASRAFLVDTLALVRRLEAQGVPSQQAEAITAAITEVLNDSLENVSHAFVSRAESQKGEMVQEANLSKFKAEIQSSQEHHFSLLQRETEKLQSDIGKIRSELKYEVDKVTAGQRLDLNLERGRTRDELANQSTETTNLNNKIDREIQGIRAQLEGAKYDIIKYCIGTLVSVSAVGLAILRILM, from the exons ATGGGTGTTTACAAGCGCGTGTTTCAATTAGGAAACAGTACGGCGATTTGCTTATCAAAATTGTCCAAGTTTGAATTGGCAACTGCCAAACTGTACGGAACTACAGCTGCcgcttcttcttccaattccagtagTAATCAGTTGAGCTATCGCCGTATCTCTCATCTCAATGCTTCTCGCGCCTTTCTCGTTGATACTTTAGctctc GTGCGGAGGCTAGAAGCACAAGGGGTCCCTTCCCAACAGGCCGAGGCAATAACAGCTGCTATTACTGAAGTATTAAATGACAGCTTGGAGAATGTATCTCATGCATTCGTTTCAAGAGCAGAGTCGCAAAAG GGTGAGATGGTCCAGGAAGCTAATCTATCCAAGTTCAAAGCTGAGATACAGAGCTCGCAG GAGCATCATTTTTCTTTGTTGCAACGCGAGACTGAAAAGCTTCAAAGTGATATAGGGAAAATTCGTAGTGAACTGAA GTATGAGGTTGACAAGGTCACTGCCGGTCAGAGATTGGATTTAAATCTTGAAAGAGG GCGCACACGTGATGAGCTTGCAAATCAGAGTACAGAAACCACCAACTTGAACAACAAAATTGACAGA GAGATTCAAGGAATAAGGGCTCAGTTGGAAGGGGCAAAGTATGATATAATCAAATACTGCATAGGTACCCTCGTCTCCGTTTCTGCAGTTGGTCTTGCCATACTCCGCATCTTGATGTAG